The region gcaggaaccGAGGGGTGGGAGaatttgcagagcttcctgcagctgggggagaaatctgggggtgggtttgacccagccctggatgctatgcaggggaagaggaagtcccatcctgactagcagctgagcctggcacagggtaggaggCACCAGCCATCTCTTCCACAGTCCTGCCCCCGTCCTGCAGTGTttgacctctctgctggctgccctgggcacctgaaacatactgctggggaggttctcatgactgctcttgtggcttccctttgcttccccatcagaaagtcatttttctgcagggaagcaaataaatctgcaggggacataaattctgtgcatgcacagtggcacagaattcccccacgAGTACTATAAATACCTTGGACAGATAGACAAAGATGTTGGGCTAAATCTTAAACAACAAACCACCCAAATCAGTACTGAATTCTGAATTGGATACAGAGTCAGTGCTTGCTCAAGTGCCTTGCCAGGATTTTGCAATTAGGCCCCAGTGGGGCTTAAACAGCCTTTTACTTCCTGCTCCCATTTCTTTCAGTATCTGGGTTTAGAGTTCCTTCACAACCCAAATTACTGCTGCTAAGCCTCCTAGCTCTCTCATGCTTGTGTACAGAGTAActttcctgctgctggctcctaGGAGCCCTTGTCTGACAAAGTTTGTTGGGCAGAACTGCTGAATCATAAGCTTTTCCCCACTAATTGGTTGACAGCCCCATTACTCACTTGGGGAGGAGTCATTTGGGGCTCTGAGTAAAATGCCTCAGAGGAGAAGCTGGAGAGAAATGAGACTTTGGTCAAAGCAACACACTCCCCCTCCATTACACCAAGCTGTAGAAGaccaaaaccaaaagaaaaggagtacttgtggcaccttagagactaaccaatttatttgagcatgagctttcgtgagctacagctcacttcatcagatggataccgtggaaactgccacggtatgcatctgatgaagtgagctgtagctcacgaaagctcatgctcaaataaattggttagtctctaaggtgccacaagtactccttttctttttgcgaatacagactaacacggctgttactccaaaACCAAAAGGTTGATCAAAAAATAAACCCACACCTCTTTTCTACATAGAGTAACCTCTCATGCAGCAGCATTAACCGCCACACTTGTGAGATAAGCTTCCCTATTCAAAACATGAATAATGCTCAAGAAGGAGTGTGAGGATTCAGGCATGTTTCAGACCAGTTCAGCCCTGGTGGAAGCAGGCATAACTCCCATGGGAGTCAATGAGGATTACATCTACTTATGTTAGGCCTGCATTTAGCTGGCCATGTTTTTGATTAACTCTCCAATGGACATCCCAAGCCTGCCTATTTTCATGGCAGACTGACAGACTTACCATTCATATAAAGCATTATAGTGGCTTGAAATTACAGAAAAGAATACAATAAAATTGATTATGCAAAAGGCTCAGGAGACAGCAGTAGCCATTGGAGGACTGTGGGAAGCTGATTCACAAAGCTTTGACAGCTCCTCatgtggaatgcatccgatgaagtgagctgtagctcatgaaagcttatgctcaaataaatttgttagtctctaaggtgccacaagtcctccttttcttcatgtggaGTGCAGACCTCAAAGAGAGGGAGCTGGCCAGCACAGAAAACCAGCCAGCTTCCCAAAGGCTGCTTCCCACTGTTGGCCAGCAGCATGTGAGCTCCAGGACTTCTGTGGACTAGTCAGACTTCAGCACTGAAAGGTTTATGTTTCATGCAGCCATGAAGAATTCACCATTTAGATCTGTATGTGCAGGTCAGATGTCCGATATAATGTGTGTATATTGAAGACATATGTAACTTTCAGATACACTTCTGTTCATCTGAGGTTCAGATTATCATGGTTTCTATGTATGATTTTATACTCACTTCCCCATCAACATTGGTATCTCAGGACCTAGTTTATCCACTGACTTTAGAAAGCTCCATGGATGTGCTAAAAATGTTTCCCAGACATGTTGTTGCTTATCCCTGTGGCCAAGATTCTAGCCCTAAGGAGACAACATTCTGCCTAGAGGGAAGAAGAGCTAAAAACAACCTACATTCTTTTGGTCTAGCAGGTACCTCAGAACGTGATCAGTAAAATGGAGGTAGATGCTTACCAAATGCAGAATCTGTGATCACAGATTAGAAATGAAAACTGGGAGACCCTCTGGCACCACAGTGGGGAGCCATTGTGTAATGAGCGAAAACAAGGAAAGATTATATACATTTTCTGCGTCACTATCCAGAACATAAAGAAGGGCAGAAAACCCTACTCAAGGCAATCAGAGTAGGCAGAGATTTCCCCTAATCAGTGAGGAAGAAAAACTGCCTAGGGAGGGGAGCGAGAAGAGAACCTCCCCCCATAATATATCACAACCACCACTGAGTCAGAAAAAGACAGCAGTACAAGATGGAGACCCTGTATAAAACCCATCACCCACCTGTTCCTGGCCACAATGTATTTATACTGGGCAGCATCCATATGGCTTGTCAGGTGTTGAAATGGAAGTGGAAAGGGGGAAGCAGAGTAAAAAGAAACAGAGACGGGGAGTAGAGCACAGAGCCACAGCATGGGGCTTAGGACCCTTGAAGCTGCAAAGCGGATAGGAGGCAAGCTCTAGCAGCATTCGGAGTTGGCATCTGCAATGTCATGCCAGAGTAGTAGCCAGAAACTTAATTCTTACCCGTCTATGACAGTCCCAGCTAAATCCCATCTGGCATTTTGCTCCCCAAAACTGAATCTGCCTCCCAGATTCTCTCGCTCCAGAAAAGGTTCCCAGGGTTTGAGCTTAGCTTTGTTCATCTCCTTCTTGAAGGTCCTTGACTCACAAAGGCTGAAAGCAGGAAGGGATGGGATGCTTCATAACCTGAGGTCTGTTGGGGGTAACTGGGCTCAGTGCCCTGCCTGGgaaggaagaaaggtaagcaaaCACAACCCCAAGGGGGAGCAAAGGGGTTCAGCTCCCTCACTCACCTTTGAGCACCTCCATTTTTTTGGAATGTGAAGGGGCTGTTGTTTTCTTGGCAAAGATGTAGACGGCTCGGCAGGGTGGTGAGAGCAAGTCCAGGTAGAGCTCTAACCCCATCCTACCTGCTGGGCAGAGGGAGCGAAGTGCTGTATGGATGCTGAGATTACCTGTCCTTGGCTGAAGCTGCAGAGAAGGCAGACTGAAGAGAAACTTCTTTCCGTCTCTTAGTTATTGTGTATCATGAGAGCTCCTCTCCTACCGTTCCTCCAGAGGAAAGAGTCAGGGACCAGGCTGAGGTggcatctctccctgccccaccagaaTGTGAACAATGTACCTTAGCAGCCACCTGTAATGCTGACATTTACATGGAAGAACTGCATCTGCAGGAACATATTCCAAGGAGTGTAGTACTCCCACCCCAGAAACCTCTCCCCTCCTGTTTGTATGACCTGGTCCCAGGAGCAGATGCTTGTCTGTAAAGCACAAGCACACCTTTGACATTACACAAATAATGATAAATCCCAGATGCATTTGCATCTCTCAGAAACCACCCCCCACTGGTCTCCATGGTTATTTTTTAATAACCATGTGTTGCTCCTTTCCCTACCCCTCAAGGTGCCCCTTGTGGATCTCCTTGACTGCATTGatggcccagctgcagcaggaCGAAGAGGGGAGGCTCCAGGTGACAGTTGGGTTTGCTCATTTGGAATCCTGACAGCAGCCCATAGACAATAGGCTGCCTGTTGTGGCTGTGCTTAAGAAAAGAAGAACCACTTCTGCAAACCTGATCTGCCTTCTCACTTGCAGATGGGGATGGGCAATGGGGTAGGAAGGGAAAGCAGGAGGCcaaagaagaggaaagaaaacacaTGCAGGATTGTCTAGCTCAGGTGTTTGCTCATCATTTTGCCCTGAAGTGGATGGAGCGCAGAAAGCAACTCTAAACTTCCCCAGCAGCATAACACCAAGAGGAGAGGAATACTCCTGGCTGGAGTAGGGGGAGAGGAGACAAGAGAGAAAGGCTCCTTAAGCCTGGCTCCCTGCTTGGACTTTAATAGAGCTGTgctaggaatgaatttggccaTTAGTACCCAATTGCTGTGGAGAGTaggagacaaggtgagtgaggtaatagtttttattggaccaccttctattcaatgaaaaatattacctcacccaccttgacatCCTGGAATCCACACAGCATACAAACCATGAGAGTAGGAGAGGCAGTTTGGTTGCAGgggaactgtcaaggttcctcccccactctgaactctagggtacagatgtggggacctgcatgaaaaacctcctaagcttatctttaccagcttaggtcaaaacttccccaaggtacaaaatattccacctgttgtccttggactggccgctaccaccaccaaactaatactggttactggggaagagctgtttggacacatccttccccccaaaatacttctcaaaaccttgcaccccacttcctggacaaggtttggtaaaaagcctcaccaatttgcctaggtgactacagacccagacccttggatcttaagaacaatcctcccaacacttgcaccccccctttcccgggaaatgttggataaaaagcctcaccaatttgcataggtgaccacagacccaaatccttggatctgagaacaatgaaaaagcattcagttttcttacaagaagacttttaataaaaatagaagtaaatagaaataaagaaatcccccctgtaaaatcaggatggtagatatcttgcagggtaattagattcaaaaacatagagaacccctctaggcaaaaccttaagttacaaaaaagatacacagacagaaatagttattctattcagcacaattcttttctcagccatttaaagaaatcataatctaacacatacctagctagattacttactaaaagttctaagactccattcctggtctatccccggtaaagaccagcatatagacagacacacagaccctttgtttctctccctcctcccagcttttgaaagtatcttgtctcctcattggtcattttggtcaggtgccagcgaggttacctttagcttcttaaccctttacaggtgagaggagctttcccctggccaggaaggatttcaaaggggtttacccttccctttatatttatgacaggaaccAAGTCACTTCCCACTGCACCTGTAAGCTGAGCCATGTGCTTCTGTGCAGGTCTGCCATGGCCTCCACTCATGCTGCATTTGTGAGTACAGCAGAGGCCTGGCCCTTCCTATTATGAATTACAATGACTTGGTTAGTAAATCATGTTGGGCTTATTAAGGCCCATGAGAAGGTCCATCCACCCCTCTGACATTTGTTTAATTCTTTgcataaaaaaccaaaacaattcaagCCAGAGTCTCATTTAGCTGAGGAGGCATTGAATACTCAGCATGGCAGAGCATGCTGGCAGAAGCTTTGTTTGGAAATGCAGCTTTTGTTCATACGTTAGATCATTCCTTGCACATTAAAGCTTGAACCTGCCAATACAAATGTACCATTAGTCATGTGTATAGTTCTACCTGAAGATCGGGCATAATGTTACTCACGGATAtgagtgtctgcaggatcagactTGTCTTCACCTACATATACCCTGTCCCAGTTGGTTCATGGAGCTGGATGCAGTAGCTTCCTACTGATGGAAGCATGTGTTTGCTTAGAAATTCTCATGCCCAGCTTCCCAGAAGCTGTCTTTGTCCACTTCTCATCCATTTAGCTGGAGGTTCTCATTACTCTTCCTTTGGAAAGGCTGTGAATCTGCAGTCTACTCCCTGTGCAGACTGGGGCTATGACtccactagagagcttacagtacATGCAGCTGGGCCACTGTCAGCTCTCTGGTGGAGCTGcactaagctgacaggagagagctctcctgttgacttaattaATTCACCCCAATgggaggcagtagctatgttgatagGGGAAATCCTCCagtcaacatagtgctgtctagtGTAACCACCCCTGAGCGATGTGGTTACACCAACATAAGGTTGTCATGTAGATCAGGGCTTAGTCTCAAAATACTTTTCCTTCCCCATTTGGAAATtgctcagcccctcctgcacaATGTGACCCGCAACACTAATGCACCCAAATATCTGAAATGTAGGCCTTTAGCTAGTGAGGGACTGGGGACTTGTACAATCATAgaacaggaagggacctcgagaggtcattgagtccagtcccgTGCATTCAAAGcgggactaagtattctctagaccatccctgacaggtgtttgtccaacctgctcttaaaaatccccaatgatggagattctacaacctccctaggcaatttattccagtgcttaaccactctgacagtttaggaaaaacttctaatgtccaacctaaactgcccttgctgcaatttaaacccattgcttcttgtcctatcctcagaggctgagaagaacaatttttctcccacttccttgtaacaaccttttatgtacttgaaaacttatgtcccttctcagtcttctcttctccagactaaatactGAGTGCCAATGTGGACTGAGCTGCTGAATTGCTGTGAGTGTCAGACAGGTCCAGTGAGGATGAGTCAAGGAAGGAAAGGAAGCCCTACCAATACTGCAGCTCACATGTCTGCAGGTTAAAGGGGTGATTCAGTGTTTGTAACAAAAGATactatttttccccctctgtaaattGTGGAAGGGCTGTGATTAAAGTATTGTTAGTAAGATGCTGTTCTTTCCTCTTGGGCAGGAGGACCACTGAGATGTGGTGTTAGAGAAGGGAGTGAAACATGCAGAAAAACCCACACAGGATTAGCTTTGCTTAGAGGGACACTTTCCCTTTTTAATTCAAGTTTTTAGAAGCTGTTTCATATGCTCCCTCAGTTCTGGGGGAACTTGAGGGATGCTCAGATCCTTGACATTCAGGATTAGCTCATGCGCTTGCTGGAAGAGCTCcttccccacagcttcctccacCCGGCTGCGCCACTCTGCCAGCTTGGGTCGGTTCTCAAAGATGTCACAGCCACTTCCTACAGGCTgcaaagacagaagcaaaaacaCAGTAGCACAACTTCCATGCGAACAGTCCAAACCAGAATCCATTTAGAGGGATGGGACCAAAAAGCCAtttggaattaaaaacaaatatcagCTGGATCAAGTCAGATCTGGAAGATTTGAGGGTTTGATTTCAGCTCATTTCAAGTTCTCCATTTCTAGGAGACTCGAGTAGTATCTGAGGATATCTGTAACAGCTACATAGGGACACAGAGAGATAGCAATGTAGtcttccccttctgccccctaTCCCAGCATTAACAGGAAAGGCATTCTTGAGTTTTCATTGGAAACACTTCATTGTTTGGGTTTAAAAATCCCTCTGCAGAGTTTGCAACCCAAAACTTAGAGTCATGCTAACACATGAAAGCCAGAATGTGAAGAGACTAGTATGTCACTCCGCTGGGCAAtgaaaatagacaagacaaactgACAGCAAAAGTGTCAATAAGTATGTTACAAACACTATCTCAAGAGATAATCAATTTTATAATGAAAAGTAAAGTAGATTCACACCAGCCAATTAAAAGGAGACTCCTGCAATACAAAAGCAGGTACATCATTCTTAAGGATACATACAGTGGTACTTTAATTGTGTGAATGTGTTTAGGGATACAGAGGAAGTCCTCGCTCTAATATatagaaatgttttctttctaaGTTTAGTCTGTATGCTCAGCACttcaaggaaaaggaaacaaacaaacaaaaccctcacAACTCTGACCCCCAGACTTTTCCCTGTGGAATTCCCAGTCTGAGGAGGGGAAACCATGCACTTCTCAATCAGTTTAAAACACAGGTAGTTTTTCCACAGTGCTGAGCATTTCCAGGTACACTCACCCTAGAATAAATTTTAGTAACTTAGGACCTTTCAGCTAGTCTACTGATTTCCACTGATTTCTGCCAGAGGACCAGTAATCAGCAGGGTTGAAGTTCTTTGTTCAAAATACTTTTCATTTCCATAGGAAGTGTCACTTCAACGCTTTCAGTTTTATCCAAAAAGTTTGAAAGACAAACGGGCAAAGAGAACTCTTACTTGAGATATTTTTGCAGGACCTGAAAGCCATGTGCCAGCTCACTCTCCCAGCAACCCAGCTTGCTTTGTCTGAAGTCTGGTTGGCAACTGGAACCAGTAGGACCAACACTCACCTGCATGAGCTCCACAACAGCCATCAGGTCTGCCAGGGAGATCTCGTTGCCCACAATGAAGGGCTTGTCTTGCAGGAACTTCTCCTCAAACTGATTCAGAGCAGAATTCAGTTCCTCGACATTCTCCTCTAGTGTCTCTGGAGAAAATGGCTGCCCTAGAATGAGAGGCACCAGTACCTACCAGAGAGAGGAAAATGCAGCTCTAACATGTTACCTGCCAATTTTTAGTCCATCCACCATGCAGCCTTGGCACCCTGAACCACTCTAAGTATCCCTCATTAGTTTATAATGGAGTGGGCTGAGTTAACTGGTACTGGAAACCCCCTCTGCTAGGCAGGCTAGCATAAAAACCCATTGCATCATATTTGTCCAAATCAGGCAGTCTTGTTCAGATTCTCCTCTTTGGAGAcatttgccttaaaaaaaaaactacaacaACATTTCACACCAACTGCAATCACAGCCCCTTGTTTCAAGAGGAGAGGCCTGTCTCTGCAGAGACAAGCGACAGTTATGCCTAGTCAGTCAGAAAGCaggaggaaagtggtcagtgtcTGGCACTATCTCACCCTTGCCGGATTAGTTACATTTACTTACTACTCTGGACTGAGTACAGTGGAGACAATGTTCCCGCAGATTCAATCTTGGGAAGAATTGGGGCTAGAATATAAAGGAATCTTTCAGCAGGATTAAGCGGGTCCATTACAATCCATCAGGAAGAGTGCTGGCTCACCAGGGAAGCCAATGCAACTCAAGTTCCAGTTTGGTTTCCAAATATCAGCTGGTATGTGTCTTTGGCTAGTGAGGCACAACATCCAGAAACAGTCCCAGTCATCCATACAAGAAACTCCAAGCAAACAGCACGTCTGGCATTTTCTAGCTTTTGAGCACTGAACGTTGCAATCTCAGTGCtcttttaatgtcatttttgGGATGTAAGAGATCTACACTACCCCGGCAAGGTACCAGCCTGGTAAGATAGTGACACTCTACATTAAGGTCATTCTGAGTACGCCCCCCCAATCCCTTGCCGCACACATACTTTATAGGAAATAGGGATGCTAGGAGAGGGGAGGTTGAATGCATTCTACATGCTACAGCACTAGCAGGTGCTAGCAGTCAGTTCTCATGTTATCGGATATCTTTACCTTGGTTATGAAAATTTTGCACCCTTTCTCCCGAATGGTAGCGTGCTGCCAGGACAAATACTCATCAACCCGGGCCCGTTTCTGCAGGTCTGAAGGGTACCAGTGATCAGGGGTGTTGAATTTTTGGCTCAGATAGAGAAGGATCGCAATGCTGCCCAGATAGTAACAGGGAACAATGGACAGGTGAATTAAGAGGTTAttgtctcccctcttccccccacatcTCAGAATACTCTGACTACCAATAGCTAGGTCAGTGAGTTAATACTGACAGACCCAAGAATCTCCCCATAGTCCCTAATAACCAGTCATGTTCTGTAACATGAGAGTTACAACTCAgacttctctccctgcccccctttcccTCACTAGAAATGTATATACCATAGCAACATCTACTTCCTAGCACGGCTTGAAGTCTTGAGTACTTTTCACAAAAGAAATGGTtagaaactgaacatttttaggatttttttaagttttgcttTTCAAGATGAATTCATTTTGAGTTGTTTCAGTGAAATGAATGTTTTAGTTTTGAAAAAGCATTTGGAGTTTCTGCAGTCCAATTCCAGCCACTTCccgatgtggggggtggggaggaagggagagagaaagcgaaaaaaaaaaaaatccactctcaCTTTCGCTTCCCCCACCTTCCTCCAGAAAAGTGAGAAGAAGTGGatttcctcttctccttcctccacactttaaaaaacaaacaaacaaacaaaactgccCTGTGATACTTTATCCAGCGGCTGAGGGGGGGTCAGCCATCCAATCCCACTACTGCCTGTATTTTCAGTTGCAACTTGAACCACTAGAGCAATTTATACAATTTACACTGGACCACATACCCATGATGGGAAAGCTTCACATTACCAGACCTGTAGACATCCTCAAGCCAGCCCATCCTGCACAATCAGCGACTCACCAGATCCATGGAACTTTGCAAGCATTGAGCCTACAGGCAGCTTAGCTGCAACATCACCCGATGCAAGTGGCTGGGCTTGGCCAAAGTTTGTCCTCATCTCCTTGTCTTCAAAGATGGATGCACAATTGCAGCAAGGCATAAGGGACAGAAGGAACGGGgaaaatataggactggaagaggcATAGATGAGTGGGGCTGATAAATAGGGACAAAAGAGAAAGGACATGAAtgcagaaaagacaaaaaaacagcATATAAAAGATAAGCCAaggcatggagagagagagagagagagaagagatgagCAAGTAATAAGGTAGAACATTGAGCAGGGGACATAGCAGGCAGATGTTAAGTGTTGTGATGTTAGACCGTGCATCAGAGAGTTGCATTTGTTTCAACCTTACCTTTCTGCTAAGGTGAAGGCTCCATCCTTTATCGCTGGTACTTTCTTCAGCGCATTCACCTTGCCAAAGTCTTCACTATGGTTATGCCCTAAAAAGATTTAGGAGGCGATTAAGGAGGCGGTAGCGGTGACGGCATGCAAGGAAGATTCAGTGACTAGAAGGAAACAACACGGCAAAGTTTAAATTTAGCACCCAAATCAAGCTAGATTCTTTACCCATTAGTGAGGATCAGCAGAGTCCCTGGGAATATTTGACCATGACATCTCAACTTTGACCACATAAGGAAAATTCCTGTTTATTTTCCTAAGAGAGCAAGTGGGCAATAGAACTCTATAACAGATATAGATTTTGCCTGATGCTATCTTCTCTGTTCATCAGCTTAGCATTCCTGTCTCTCTCCTGTTCATTGTCTGCATGTTCAGTGTTCTGACATTTGTTAATAGGCTTGTAAGGCTCAATTTATGCTGGTAATCTTGTCAGCTCAGGCCTGCTTCATATCAGATATCTGCTGCTTTAATATCAGATACCTGCTGCTAGAGTGTCCCAAGACCCCTATCAGGATCCCTGTGCGAGGCACTTTACATAGGCAGAGTGACAGCCCCAGAGGGCGTGCAGTCTAATTTTAAGATGAGAAATAACAAATGGGTGTAACCGAAAGAGGGAAGCAGGACAAGGGTAACAGTgataaagtgaaaagaaaaggagtacttgtggcaccatagagactaaccaatgtatttgagcataagctttcgtgataaAGTGACAGTTACTTTGGTCTAACTGGAGCGCAGCTCAGTTCAGATGCAATTAGTTTTTCAGGCCCTGCTAGCGTGAGGCGGGATTTCAATCATGCTTT is a window of Eretmochelys imbricata isolate rEreImb1 chromosome 15, rEreImb1.hap1, whole genome shotgun sequence DNA encoding:
- the LOC144275593 gene encoding glutathione S-transferase theta-1-like, yielding MVVELFLDLLSQPCRALFIFAKKNNIPFEFKHVDLLKGHNHSEDFGKVNALKKVPAIKDGAFTLAESIAILLYLSQKFNTPDHWYPSDLQKRARVDEYLSWQHATIREKGCKIFITKVLVPLILGQPFSPETLEENVEELNSALNQFEEKFLQDKPFIVGNEISLADLMAVVELMQPVGSGCDIFENRPKLAEWRSRVEEAVGKELFQQAHELILNVKDLSIPQVPPELREHMKQLLKT